The Vicinamibacterales bacterium genome has a window encoding:
- a CDS encoding 3-phosphoglycerate dehydrogenase family protein: protein MKVLIADKFETSGRDALKAAGCDVIFQPDANGDSLVAAIRDTGAPVLVVRSTKVTEPMLDAGSLSLIVRAGAGVNTIDVAGASKRGIYVSNCPGKNSVAVAELTMGLILSLDRRIPDNVAELRAGKWNKKEFSKARGLLGQTLGLIGFGHIGQEVAARARAFGMPVMVWSRRFSDDGAAREAAEQAFGIQVVSTAEELVSKADILSVHLALTKETRGFVNAALLAHARKGACFINTARGEVVDYAALEAAVKDKGLRVALDVFANEPAEATAPFADTLVAQPNVYGTHHIGASTDQAQEAIAAETVRIITTYKDTGKVPNVVNIAKLTPATHMLVVRHRDKPGVLAHVFEYLRVAHLNVQETENIIFDGAQAAVARINLDGAPSPRALDAMRSSNVDILDLQLVKLG from the coding sequence ATGAAGGTGCTGATCGCGGACAAGTTCGAAACGTCAGGCCGCGACGCCTTGAAGGCGGCCGGCTGCGACGTCATCTTCCAGCCCGACGCCAATGGCGACAGCCTGGTGGCCGCCATCCGTGACACCGGCGCCCCGGTGCTGGTGGTGCGCTCGACGAAGGTGACCGAGCCGATGCTGGATGCCGGCTCCCTCTCGCTGATCGTCCGGGCCGGCGCCGGCGTCAACACCATCGACGTGGCCGGCGCCTCGAAGCGCGGCATCTACGTGTCGAACTGCCCGGGCAAGAACTCGGTGGCGGTGGCCGAGCTGACCATGGGGCTGATCCTGTCGCTGGACCGCCGCATTCCCGACAACGTCGCGGAATTGCGGGCGGGGAAGTGGAACAAGAAGGAGTTCTCGAAAGCGCGCGGCCTGCTCGGCCAGACGCTCGGCCTGATCGGCTTCGGCCACATCGGCCAGGAAGTGGCCGCTCGCGCCCGCGCGTTCGGCATGCCGGTGATGGTGTGGAGCCGCCGCTTCAGCGACGACGGCGCGGCGCGCGAGGCGGCGGAGCAGGCGTTCGGCATCCAGGTGGTGTCAACCGCCGAAGAGTTGGTGTCGAAGGCCGACATCCTGAGCGTGCACCTGGCGCTCACCAAAGAGACGCGCGGCTTCGTGAACGCGGCACTGCTCGCGCACGCCCGGAAGGGCGCCTGCTTCATCAACACCGCCCGCGGTGAAGTGGTGGATTACGCGGCCCTCGAAGCCGCGGTGAAGGACAAGGGCCTGCGCGTGGCCCTCGACGTGTTTGCCAACGAGCCGGCCGAGGCGACGGCGCCGTTCGCCGACACGCTGGTCGCGCAGCCGAATGTCTACGGCACCCATCACATCGGCGCCTCGACCGACCAGGCGCAGGAAGCCATTGCCGCGGAGACCGTGCGCATCATCACCACCTACAAGGACACCGGCAAGGTGCCCAACGTGGTGAACATCGCGAAGCTGACGCCGGCCACCCACATGCTGGTGGTGCGGCACCGCGACAAGCCGGGCGTGCTCGCCCACGTCTTCGAGTACCTGCGGGTGGCGCACCTCAACGTGCAGGAAACCGAAAACATCATCTTCGACGGCGCCCAGGCCGCCGTGGCCCGCATCAACCTCGACGGCGCGCCATCTCCGCGCGCGCTCGATGCCATGCGGTCCAGTAATGTCGATATTCTCGACCTACAACTCGTCAAACTTGGATAA
- the serC gene encoding 3-phosphoserine/phosphohydroxythreonine transaminase, with the protein MNSHRIFNFSAGPAVLPVPVLEEAQANLVALPGVGMSVLEISHRSKTFEAILAKTEADVRELGKVPANYKVLFLQGGASLQFSMVPLNLLAPGGTADYLVTGGWAQKAVKEAQRVGTVNIAATTESENFSRIPRQDEIKLTPGAAYVHMTTNNTLCGTEWVAEPAVGETPLVADTSSDMFSRPIDVSKYGLIYAGAQKNLGPSGVTLVIIREDLLARSSKSLHTMLNYAVHAENGSMYNTPPCFGIYLMGLVMKWGLAQGGLDALAAHNARKADKLYAEIDRSGFYRGTADKASRSRMNITFRLPSEDLEKSFVKESTAAGLDGLKGHRSVGGMRASIYNAFPDEGIDALVSFMQEFEKKNG; encoded by the coding sequence ATGAATAGCCATCGCATTTTTAACTTCTCCGCGGGCCCGGCCGTGCTGCCGGTTCCCGTCCTCGAAGAAGCCCAGGCCAACCTCGTCGCGCTCCCGGGCGTGGGCATGTCGGTGCTGGAGATCAGCCATCGTTCGAAGACCTTCGAAGCCATTTTGGCGAAGACCGAAGCCGACGTGCGCGAGCTCGGCAAGGTGCCCGCCAACTACAAGGTCCTGTTCCTCCAGGGCGGCGCCTCCCTGCAGTTCTCGATGGTCCCGCTCAACCTGCTCGCGCCCGGCGGCACCGCCGATTACCTCGTGACCGGCGGCTGGGCGCAAAAGGCGGTGAAGGAGGCCCAGCGCGTGGGCACCGTGAACATCGCCGCGACGACGGAGAGCGAGAACTTCTCGCGCATCCCGCGGCAGGACGAGATCAAGCTGACTCCCGGCGCGGCCTACGTCCACATGACGACCAACAACACGTTGTGTGGCACGGAGTGGGTGGCGGAGCCGGCGGTGGGTGAGACGCCGCTCGTGGCCGACACCTCGTCCGACATGTTCAGCCGGCCGATCGACGTGTCCAAGTACGGCCTGATCTACGCGGGCGCGCAGAAGAACCTCGGCCCCTCAGGCGTGACCCTGGTGATCATTCGCGAAGACCTGCTGGCGCGATCGTCCAAGTCGCTTCACACCATGCTGAACTACGCCGTGCACGCCGAGAACGGCTCGATGTACAACACGCCGCCGTGCTTCGGCATCTACCTGATGGGCCTGGTCATGAAGTGGGGGCTGGCGCAGGGCGGGCTCGACGCGCTCGCCGCCCACAACGCGCGCAAGGCCGACAAGCTCTACGCCGAGATCGATCGCTCCGGCTTCTACCGCGGCACCGCCGACAAGGCGAGCCGGTCGCGCATGAACATCACCTTCCGGCTGCCGAGCGAGGACCTGGAAAAGTCGTTCGTGAAAGAATCCACGGCCGCGGGCCTGGACGGGCTGAAGGGCCACCGCTCGGTCGGCGGCATGCGCGCCTCGATCTACAACGCCTTCCCAGACGAGGGCATCGACGCGCTCGTCTCCTTCATGCAGGAGTTCGAGAAGAAGAACGGCTAG
- the pcnB gene encoding polynucleotide adenylyltransferase PcnB, whose product MTEPVIVPRAEHPISRRDIDADALKVLYRLHESGYAAYLVGGSVRDLLLSRRPKDFDIGTSAHPYQVKKLFRNCWIIGRRFRLAHVRFGLKAIEVATFRKNIPAGSEGEPSEAPPPSAGDAADLLIKHDNTFGTPEEDAFRRDFTINALFYDVGTFSIIDYVGGLQDLKDGLIRSIGDPNDRFQEDPVRMLRAIVMASRLGFRMDEPVVKAIATHRHLMATASPARLIEEYYKILRSGAAEQTFRALAEHRLLEPVTPEIQRGAKNVALWEGLAALDAYRRNFESAPATLRNPILLGTLLLPLGLMPRKAHSRFDDDLESDDESGDTGDQAADEAEPGNTSGLPSPARKSRFKRPPKEPILKIGSLPIARGDTERLRQILSLQGRIADLEMSPRAKRALMHRGPFEDALTWFEIHGQAPAVLEHWKGFIEALGPEALRPPTPEESVAAGADSRPPGAGRRRRGRRRRGRHTFNKPPES is encoded by the coding sequence ATGACTGAACCGGTGATTGTCCCGCGGGCGGAGCACCCGATCTCGCGGCGGGACATCGATGCCGATGCGCTTAAAGTGCTGTACCGCCTGCACGAATCGGGCTATGCCGCCTACCTCGTGGGCGGCAGCGTCCGCGACCTCCTGCTGAGCCGACGGCCCAAGGACTTCGACATCGGCACCTCGGCGCACCCGTACCAGGTCAAAAAGCTCTTCAGGAACTGCTGGATCATCGGCCGCCGCTTCCGGCTGGCCCATGTCCGGTTCGGCCTGAAGGCCATCGAAGTGGCCACGTTCCGCAAGAACATCCCGGCCGGCAGCGAAGGCGAGCCGAGCGAGGCGCCGCCGCCCTCCGCGGGAGATGCCGCCGACCTCCTGATCAAGCACGACAACACCTTCGGCACGCCGGAAGAGGACGCCTTCCGCCGCGACTTCACCATCAACGCCCTGTTCTACGACGTCGGCACCTTCTCGATCATCGACTACGTCGGCGGCCTGCAGGACCTGAAGGACGGGCTGATTCGCAGCATCGGCGATCCCAACGATCGCTTCCAGGAAGACCCGGTCCGCATGCTGCGCGCCATCGTGATGGCGTCGCGCCTGGGCTTCCGCATGGACGAGCCGGTCGTGAAGGCGATTGCGACGCACCGTCATCTCATGGCCACGGCATCACCGGCCCGCCTGATCGAGGAGTACTACAAGATCCTGCGCTCGGGCGCCGCGGAACAGACCTTCCGCGCGCTCGCCGAGCATCGCCTGCTCGAGCCGGTGACGCCGGAAATCCAGCGCGGCGCGAAGAACGTGGCGCTGTGGGAAGGCCTGGCGGCCCTCGACGCGTATCGGCGCAATTTCGAATCGGCGCCGGCGACCCTGCGCAACCCGATCCTGCTCGGCACCCTGCTGCTCCCGCTGGGCCTGATGCCGCGCAAGGCGCACAGCCGCTTCGACGACGACCTGGAGTCGGATGATGAGTCCGGCGACACCGGGGACCAGGCCGCGGACGAGGCCGAGCCGGGCAACACCAGCGGGCTGCCGTCACCCGCGCGCAAGTCTCGATTCAAGCGCCCGCCCAAGGAACCGATCCTCAAGATCGGATCGCTGCCGATTGCGCGAGGGGATACCGAGCGGCTGCGCCAGATCCTGTCGCTGCAAGGCCGCATCGCCGACCTCGAGATGTCGCCGCGCGCCAAGCGCGCGCTGATGCATCGCGGACCGTTCGAGGATGCTCTGACGTGGTTCGAGATTCACGGGCAGGCGCCCGCGGTGCTGGAGCACTGGAAGGGGTTCATCGAGGCCCTCGGCCCCGAGGCCTTGCGGCCGCCGACGCCCGAAGAGAGCGTCGCGGCGGGCGCCGACAGCCGCCCGCCAGGCGCCGGCCGGCGACGCCGTGGCAGGCGCCGCCGTGGCCGTCACACTTTCAATAAACCGCCGGAATCCTAG
- a CDS encoding OmpA family protein encodes MMRTPSAGFIAAAAFLLASASLLSGAPQAKESDAAGCKDHPLFTRMQNTHIVSCKVAEFEQFVFKTGKATTTPVEGRKVDVRYRINTGNTAPSPLAIIRNHQQAIAAIGGTVRYEDQRYTVLSVTKDNKEVWAQVDTAWGGGYVLTIVEKQAMTQEVVASAELFKSGLQATGHVEVPGIYFDTGKSVLKPESDAAVGEIAKLLKADPALKVYVVGHTDNVAALDLNAKLSQARAEAVVQALAGTHGIAAARMIGRGVGPLAPVASNDSEEGRAKNRRVELVKQ; translated from the coding sequence ATGATGCGCACTCCTTCGGCCGGCTTCATTGCTGCGGCCGCCTTCCTTCTCGCCTCGGCATCCCTGTTGTCCGGCGCTCCGCAAGCCAAAGAATCAGACGCCGCCGGCTGCAAGGACCATCCGCTCTTCACCCGCATGCAGAACACGCACATCGTCTCGTGCAAGGTCGCGGAATTCGAACAGTTCGTGTTCAAGACCGGCAAGGCCACCACCACGCCTGTTGAGGGCCGGAAAGTCGATGTGAGGTACCGGATCAATACCGGCAACACGGCTCCGAGCCCGCTGGCCATCATCCGCAATCATCAACAGGCCATCGCCGCAATCGGCGGCACGGTTCGCTATGAGGACCAGCGCTACACCGTCTTGAGCGTCACCAAGGACAACAAGGAGGTCTGGGCGCAGGTGGACACGGCCTGGGGCGGCGGCTACGTGTTGACCATCGTCGAGAAACAGGCGATGACCCAGGAAGTGGTGGCCAGCGCCGAGCTCTTCAAGTCCGGCCTGCAGGCCACCGGTCACGTGGAGGTCCCGGGCATCTATTTCGACACCGGCAAGTCGGTGTTGAAGCCCGAATCAGACGCCGCCGTCGGCGAGATTGCCAAGCTGCTGAAGGCCGACCCGGCCTTGAAGGTCTACGTCGTGGGACACACCGACAACGTCGCCGCGCTCGACTTGAACGCGAAGCTGTCACAGGCCCGCGCCGAGGCGGTGGTGCAGGCCCTGGCCGGCACGCACGGAATTGCCGCCGCCCGAATGATCGGCCGTGGCGTCGGACCATTGGCGCCGGTGGCCAGCAACGACTCGGAGGAGGGGCGGGCCAAAAATCGCCGCGTGGAGCTCGTGAAACAGTGA
- a CDS encoding isoprenylcysteine carboxylmethyltransferase family protein — protein sequence MAQTNSVEQGARVRFPPPLVFLGGILLGLALEYAVVAAPVPAGRAVSVAGGLLVLMAGLIFLIAARICFTRTGQSPIPWKPSPSLILKGPYRFTRNPMYVGMTLVEFGLGLALNNLWISLFAVPALLTVHLIAVLPEERYLSDKFGDSYTAYLAQVRRYL from the coding sequence TTGGCTCAAACCAACTCCGTCGAACAGGGGGCCCGCGTCCGGTTTCCACCGCCACTCGTCTTTCTCGGCGGCATTCTCCTGGGCTTGGCTCTTGAATACGCGGTGGTCGCGGCACCGGTTCCGGCCGGCCGGGCGGTCAGCGTCGCCGGTGGCCTTCTTGTTCTCATGGCCGGCCTGATATTCCTGATTGCAGCGCGCATCTGCTTCACGCGCACGGGTCAGAGTCCGATCCCGTGGAAGCCCTCTCCCTCCCTCATCTTGAAGGGACCCTACCGCTTCACACGGAACCCGATGTACGTCGGGATGACTCTCGTGGAATTCGGCCTCGGCCTGGCGCTGAACAATCTCTGGATATCGTTGTTCGCGGTTCCCGCTCTCTTGACAGTGCATCTCATCGCCGTGCTGCCGGAGGAGAGATACCTCTCCGACAAGTTCGGGGACAGCTACACGGCGTATCTCGCCCAGGTGAGGCGATATCTCTGA